The genomic region TTTAGGTTTTTGGTTTTAGCCTTTACGCAGCTTTCTATTATTTTTTTGAATTCGTGAGTCATACTACACTATCTCGTTGCTACAAAAGGAACAAAAGTCCCTTCTGAATAAAACTCTTGATTGGGAGCTACCCTAATAAAACCATCGGTATGCACCAAACTCGTTAAGTCTCCAGATCCATTTTCTTTGCTTCGAAATGCGATAGTTTGCCCATTGTTATTTTCTAATCTAACGCCTAGAAATAACGTCAAAGTGGAAGGATTGGATACCTTTTCGCCCAAAACAACCTCGTTTTTAGTTGGATTTAAATTCCATGATTTATGCAGCCAATCTTTAAAATAGATATGATAATTGGCAAATGTAGAAACCGGATTTCCAGGAAAAGAAAAAATGGCTGTATTTGATGCCCTATGGACACCAAACCAAAAAGGTTTTCCTGGACGTTGTATAACACGGTGAAAAACTTTCTCTACTTCCAATTCTTCCAAAGCATCTGGAATAAAATCGTATTTTCCTTTAGACACACCTCCGCTAAGCATTAAAACATCATTGGTTTCCAGCAACTCGGCCAGAGTATTTTTTATTTCATTTTTATCGTCGTTGAGATGTAAATGATGTGCTTGAATACACTCTTCTTGCAACAATGCATGTAGCGAAAGCATGTTGGAATTTCTTATTTGATGTGGTTCTGGTTGTTCATGCACCGGTACCAATTCATTTCCTGTGGAGATTAGTGTGACTTCCGGAAGTTTTTTAACTTTCACTTCTACTTTGCCCACAGCAGCCAACACACCAATTTCAGCAGCCGTTATTTTCTTGTTTTTTTCAATAATTACAGCTCCTTTACCAATATCGCTCCCTTCCCTATGGATGTTCTGTCCCTTGGTAATTGGCTGGTTAGGTGTTGCAAAACCATTTTCAATAGTCACCTCTTCATACATTACCACCGTATCTGTATTTTCTGGTAACACCGCACCCGTCATTATTTCTAAACAGTTTTCACCATTTTCAAGGGCTGTCTTTGGATTTCCGGCTGCAACGACTCCTTCAATTTTAAATTTCCGTGAATCTTTCGATTTTTTAAACTGAAGGGCAATACCATCTTTAGTGGCACGATGAAAGGGAGGAAAGTTTCTATCAGCATAAATATCTTCCGCTAAAATTCTTCCCGTACTGTTGGTAAAAAAGACGCTCTCTTCTTTAAAAGAAAACGTATTTTCCATTACTTTTCTATATGCCTCTTCAAATGAAATCATGCCTTTTAAAATTATAAGTTGTAAACAACTCAATTATTTTTCTTTTAGGTAGTTTATACTTACGATCGGTGAGGAAATTAACTATTCTATAACCCTTTTGGTTTAAAAATTTATAATTCCCAAACCATTGTTGAGCACAACCCTAAGCCCTACAATAAATACTAGAATTGCCGTTAACAACTTTATTCCTCTTCCGCTTAGTTTGTTTAAGCTTATCCTAATCCCTATTTGTCCTCCTAAAAATACGGCAACTAATAAAATTAATCCTTCTTTCCATGGAAAAACAAACATTCCGTTGGAAAGCAAACCCGCTATTCCCGATATGGAATTCACCAAAATAAAAAAGCTCGCCAATGCGGCAATTTTAATGGAAAAGTCCCATCGCATATGATTTAGGATCGGTGCCAAGAAAATACCTCCGCCTATCCCAACTAATCCGGACAAAAACCCTATGGCTCCACCCATAAAATAGGTAACCCAAACAGGATACTTTTTTGCCGTTAACCTCGTTTTCAATTTCTTTTCCCGGATGCTTTGCGTACCCAACAATAAGGCCGAGGTCATTAATGCAGCTCCCAACACAATAAAAAAAGCATATTCCTTTAGCCTAAAAGATGCTCCCAAGAATGCAAGCGGTATACTGGTAGCCA from Galbibacter sp. BG1 harbors:
- a CDS encoding sulfite exporter TauE/SafE family protein; its protein translation is MQLTVESLLILSLCFFVIAVLYSSVGFGGGSSYLALLTLFFASFFVIRSLALVCNLVVVSGSTYLYYKKGHFDFKKFIPFVATSIPLAFLGASFRLKEYAFFIVLGAALMTSALLLGTQSIREKKLKTRLTAKKYPVWVTYFMGGAIGFLSGLVGIGGGIFLAPILNHMRWDFSIKIAALASFFILVNSISGIAGLLSNGMFVFPWKEGLILLVAVFLGGQIGIRISLNKLSGRGIKLLTAILVFIVGLRVVLNNGLGIINF
- a CDS encoding molybdopterin molybdotransferase MoeA, which encodes MISFEEAYRKVMENTFSFKEESVFFTNSTGRILAEDIYADRNFPPFHRATKDGIALQFKKSKDSRKFKIEGVVAAGNPKTALENGENCLEIMTGAVLPENTDTVVMYEEVTIENGFATPNQPITKGQNIHREGSDIGKGAVIIEKNKKITAAEIGVLAAVGKVEVKVKKLPEVTLISTGNELVPVHEQPEPHQIRNSNMLSLHALLQEECIQAHHLHLNDDKNEIKNTLAELLETNDVLMLSGGVSKGKYDFIPDALEELEVEKVFHRVIQRPGKPFWFGVHRASNTAIFSFPGNPVSTFANYHIYFKDWLHKSWNLNPTKNEVVLGEKVSNPSTLTLFLGVRLENNNGQTIAFRSKENGSGDLTSLVHTDGFIRVAPNQEFYSEGTFVPFVATR